The following nucleotide sequence is from Ochotona princeps isolate mOchPri1 chromosome 24, mOchPri1.hap1, whole genome shotgun sequence.
TGCACGACCAGGATAAGGACAGGAGCAGAACTACTCAGTCAAGTGGTTTCCATGGTCAGCTAAGACTGGGCTATGCACAGCTAAATCAGTCTGTTCACTGCAGGGTCCCCAAGAAGGACACAAGTAATCTCCTGCACTTGGGCCATGGAACCCCTGTGCAAGACATTCTCCAGACACTGTATGTACTTTCTGCCAGTCCAGGCATCTCTTAGAAACTCACCTGATGCCCAAATTTCCCACCTGCTCACCCTCAACCGGAATACAGGAGACTAGCAGGTGTCCAGAGAAAGCTTTAATGAGTGTGGCCAGGAGAGCGCTGTGGCTGCCAGCTTCCACTAGTTCCCTCCATAGGGGCACAGGCGGGCTGGCTGCCTGGGGGCACAAAGTGGAGGCACCCAGTGGGGCCGGGCTCTTGGGAGTGTGGTAGACAAAGAGGTCCATGCGCTTCAGGCTGGCCCTTCCTCAGGCATTCCGAGCAAGGCCACCAGGGGCTCTAAGGGTGCAGGGGTCTCAGTGGGCACAGGGTGGGTGCGTTCATGCTTACGCAGGTCACTGGCACTCAGGAAGGCCTTGGGGCAGTGGGGGCAGGTGTAGGGGCGCACGGAGCTGTGTGTGCGGCTGTGCTTGCGCAGCCCAGCCCGGTCGGAGAAGCTCTTGCCGCACTGGCTGCAGGGGAAGGGCCGCAGCTCTGGGTGGGAGCGCTCGTGCCGTCGCAGCAGCGTCAGCGTCACGAAGGTCTCCTTGCACTCACGGCATGTGAATTGCGGCGGcttctcctcagcctcctcacccCCTGCCTCGCAGGACCCTCCCAAGGGACCCGGGGCCTCCCCGACTCCGCCATCTGGGcatcccacctgctccagtgTCATGCCCACCACTTGCCACTGTGTGGCCATCACACCTCCTGACTCCGGGGGCAGCTCTAGCAGCCCAGCCGGAGGCTCCCCTAGCCCTGCAGCTGTGGCAGGGGCAGCGGGGCCCTCACCCGCTACGGCCACAGGCAGTGCCAGCCCCACCACCAGCTCCTGTTGtggtggggctgctgctgctgccgcctcgCTGCTGCGATGGGTCCGCTCGTGCTTCCTCAGGCTCGATGACACCACAAAGGACTTTCCACAGGCGTTACAGTGGAAGGGCCGCTCCCCGGAGTGCACGCGGCTGTGCTTGGTGAGGCTGGCGCGCTCGGCAAAGGCCCGCCCGCACTCCTCGCAGCGGAAGGGCCGCTGGCCTGAGTGCACCAGTGCGTGCCGCTTGAGGTCCCAAGACGCCACGAATGTCTTGTCGCACTGCAGGCACTTAAAGGGCCGGTCGCCGGTGTGTACACGCCGGTGCATGGCGAGGTCTGCAGGCTGCCGGAAGTCCTTGCCGCACTTCTCGCAGCGGTACGGCTTCACGCCCTCGTGTGCTCGCTGGTGGCGCCGGAAGCTCGAGGGGTCGGAGAACATGCGGCCACAGCGCGGGCACAGGAAGGGCTTCTCCCCCGAGTGTGTGCGCTCGTGGCTCTGGTAGGAACTGAGCTGTGTGAAGCCCTTGCCGCAGGCCGGGCAGCGGTAGGGCTTATGTGCCGCATGGATGCGCTGGTGGCAGGTGAGCGAGGATGAGCGGGAGAAGCTCTTTCCGCACTCAGAGCACAGGAACGGGCGTTCACCAGTGTGAGACCTGCGGGAGCGTGTAGGATTGGGCATGAAGGTGTCAGGCCATAACTTGACAACTGCAGCCGCTGCCGCCACTGCCAGTGTAGGGGCAGGATGTTAGAGACTCTCTGCACACCTCTAGGGGCCTCAGCTAAGGCCCCTAAGGGCCACAGGGCAAGACACCTTCCATGGGGACTCTCCATCCCCGGATAGGCCCCTCTCTGCACATCAAAGTCTAGCACGGGCCACAAGCCCTAACTGCATAGTTCGCAGGTGTCCTAGGTCCCACTtagtcccctcccccaccctcggTTCCCTCTGCAGGCATCCTTGCTCCACCCCTGTGCCCACCTCTGTCCAACTAGTGGCGGCCACTCCTCACACGCCCAGCTCCTTATAGAACATTGGTGCTGCCTACCTCCCCATCGGTTACTGCGGCTCtgctccccacctcctgccctaaGGACCCCTTACCTCTCGTGGTTGCGCAGGTCCTTGAGCTCGGCATAGGCTTTGCCACAGCGTTCACAGCTGTAGGGCCTCAGGCCGGCGTGTGTGCGCCGATGCTTGCGGAACACTGAGGGGTCAGCGAAGCTCTTGCCGCAGTCAGCGCAGGTGTAGGGTCTCTCGCCCGTGTGGCCGCGCTGGTGGATCTTGAGCTTGGAGAGTGCTCCATAGGCCTTGGGGCAGTGCGCACAGCGGAAGGGCAGCTCGCCAGCATGTGAGGCCAGGTGCACCCGCAGGCACACGGGCTGCATGAAGCGGCGGCCACACTCGGGGCACGGGAAGGGCTTCTCGCCTGTATGGCTACGCCCGTGGCTGCGCAGCTCAGGGGCCGTCTTATAAGCTTTAGGGCACAGTGGGCAGGCATAGGGCCGAGGCTTAGCCGCTGAGCCTGGCACCTTGTCCCCGCTGGCTTCCTCCGCCTTGGGTTCTGTCTCTGGCTTTGGCTTCACCTCGGCAGCCTCCTCTGCACCGTCTGCAGGCCCATGCGTGGCAGCATGGCGCGCTGCCCTGGGAGCATTTGGAAATGTCTTGGTGCAGGACAGGCACTTGTATCGCCGGCCTGCGCGCTTGTAGCCAGGGGTTGGAGACCGCGCCTCAGCCGCCTCTGCCGCCTCTGCCTCCATGGCCCTGGAGGGCAAGACTTCtctgcaaagagaaggaaagtcagCCGGAAGCCACGTCCCTGCATGCCTTCTCACTCTTTCAGGGTCACCCAGAGAACACAGCTCATCTGCAGTGCCCCTCTAGACTGCAGCTGCACCCACCACGGGCCCCACCTCcatcctgcctctccctcccccactgtgCTCATCTGATTTGTTCACCGATGAAAGCACTGGCCAGGTGACTTCAGAGGGGCTGGGGTTACCAGACTCCCCCAAGCTCTGGGACTTTTCAAAACCCGTGGCATTCCCAGAGGGCCTAGGTTCCTTCCATCTCACCATCTCACCTCGCAGGGGCCCTGCGAGGCTGCAGACGCAGAGGACTCCTAGGTGTGGGCCTCATGTGCCTGGCTCTGTCTGGAAGCCACAGGTCCCTAGCATCTAAGTGTTGACTTTCCTGTCTGTTGAGTTAGCTCTGGGAGATCCCAACTGTTCACCCAGAGTCCTGGCCTTgcgcagctgggactccaccccAGACAGGAATCTTGGTCCACCCTCCGCTCTGGAATCTGTTGGCCAGTTCCCATAGAGCTGGTAAAGCGGCCTGAGCCACTGCTAGCAGTTAGAGGCCTCTTTCTGGTTCCTAACCCATGGGTGTTTCCTGGTGGGGAGCAGC
It contains:
- the ZNF668 gene encoding zinc finger protein 668: MEAEAAEAAEARSPTPGYKRAGRRYKCLSCTKTFPNAPRAARHAATHGPADGAEEAAEVKPKPETEPKAEEASGDKVPGSAAKPRPYACPLCPKAYKTAPELRSHGRSHTGEKPFPCPECGRRFMQPVCLRVHLASHAGELPFRCAHCPKAYGALSKLKIHQRGHTGERPYTCADCGKSFADPSVFRKHRRTHAGLRPYSCERCGKAYAELKDLRNHERSHTGERPFLCSECGKSFSRSSSLTCHQRIHAAHKPYRCPACGKGFTQLSSYQSHERTHSGEKPFLCPRCGRMFSDPSSFRRHQRAHEGVKPYRCEKCGKDFRQPADLAMHRRVHTGDRPFKCLQCDKTFVASWDLKRHALVHSGQRPFRCEECGRAFAERASLTKHSRVHSGERPFHCNACGKSFVVSSSLRKHERTHRSSEAAAAAAPPQQELVVGLALPVAVAGEGPAAPATAAGLGEPPAGLLELPPESGGVMATQWQVVGMTLEQVGCPDGGVGEAPGPLGGSCEAGGEEAEEKPPQFTCRECKETFVTLTLLRRHERSHPELRPFPCSQCGKSFSDRAGLRKHSRTHSSVRPYTCPHCPKAFLSASDLRKHERTHPVPTETPAPLEPLVALLGMPEEGPA